In the Helianthus annuus cultivar XRQ/B chromosome 11, HanXRQr2.0-SUNRISE, whole genome shotgun sequence genome, one interval contains:
- the LOC110887770 gene encoding putative F-box/LRR-repeat protein At3g28410, whose amino-acid sequence MDSGRGKIRMNVEGDRLSSLPDDLILKILSFIGTKQAIRTSVLSSGWRYIWTSTPCLDFSIQDFRTLDKFSKFVTGVLSGRKNQIDVSSLELDLLRKASQWFFKRSLNKILNYALSHNVQQLNISCWKGCESRLSRFSSQSLKHLTLIGLSYKNSITTPPTWDMQALTTLTLFGVTLYADNTGESAGLFSNCANLKNP is encoded by the coding sequence ATGGATTCTGGGCGTGGTAAAATTAGAATGAATGTGGAAGGTGATAGATTAAGTAGCTTGCCAGACGATCTTATTCTTAAGATTCTGTCATTTATTGGCACTAAACAAGCAATCAGAACAAGTGTTTTGTCATCTGGATGGAGGTATATCTGGACTTCAACGCCTTGTCTCGATTTCTCAATTCAGGATTTTCGTACGTTGGACAAGTTCTCCAAATTTGTTACAGGTGTACTATCTGGCCGAAAGAACCAAATAGACGTGTCTTCTCTCGAGCTTGATTTACTTAGAAAGGCTAGCcagtggtttttcaaaagaagTTTGAACAAAATTTTGAACTATGCATTATCCCATAATGTCCAACAGCTGAATATTAGTTGCTGGAAAGGATGCGAATCCCGTCTTTCTCGCTTTAGTTCTCAGTCTCTCAAACATCTCACTTTGATAGGGCTTAGTTACAAAAATTCCATTACGACACCACCTACTTGGGACATGCAAGCTTTAACAACATTGACTCTCTTTGGTGTCACATTGTATGCTGATAATACTGGTGAGTCtgctggtcttttctccaactgtGCAAACTTGAAGAATCCATAG